In one Bradyrhizobium cosmicum genomic region, the following are encoded:
- a CDS encoding OmpA family protein encodes MQANRLFTAGPVIALCISLGLALLAGAAGAQTAAPTRDDIVGKLNHFEEAAEVDLPALKQQVMERAKARIKNDPGPVNRPLIAPDLAKLPTFNAAIQFDADTPIIQPASYQTVGRIADALVHSSLLPYTFLIVGHVESNAKTREANAILSQRRADAIRDVLVNTFKISTKRLHPIGLGEEQFLDRARPTSAVNSQLQIATYAKLPEETPAHPAAPAPAAKKPAKKR; translated from the coding sequence ATGCAAGCGAACAGGCTGTTCACCGCCGGACCCGTCATCGCGCTCTGTATCAGTCTTGGCCTCGCACTGCTCGCGGGCGCGGCAGGCGCGCAAACCGCGGCGCCGACCCGCGACGACATCGTCGGCAAGCTCAACCATTTCGAAGAGGCCGCCGAGGTCGACCTTCCCGCGCTGAAGCAGCAGGTGATGGAGCGGGCCAAAGCGAGGATCAAGAACGACCCCGGTCCGGTGAACCGGCCGCTGATCGCGCCCGATCTGGCCAAGCTGCCGACCTTCAATGCTGCGATCCAGTTCGACGCCGACACGCCGATCATCCAGCCGGCCTCCTACCAGACCGTTGGCCGCATCGCGGACGCGCTGGTTCACTCCTCGCTGCTGCCCTACACGTTCCTGATCGTCGGCCACGTCGAATCCAATGCGAAGACGCGCGAGGCCAATGCGATCCTGAGCCAGCGCCGCGCCGATGCGATCCGTGACGTCCTGGTGAACACGTTCAAGATATCGACCAAGCGGCTGCATCCGATCGGCCTCGGCGAGGAGCAGTTTCTCGACCGGGCCAGGCCGACCTCGGCCGTCAACAGCCAGTTGCAAATCGCAACCTATGCCAAGCTGCCGGAGGAGACACCCGCGCATCCGGCGGCGCCTGCGCCTGCGGCGAAAAAGCCCGCCAAGAAGCGCTGA